One Spea bombifrons isolate aSpeBom1 chromosome 1, aSpeBom1.2.pri, whole genome shotgun sequence DNA window includes the following coding sequences:
- the SOD3 gene encoding extracellular superoxide dismutase [Cu-Zn] has translation MYSKVYLAVILAVSVSFIRADVGRTHEEDPMIDIQQKVNDLWSMLLHANPLLTSADGSSYATCNLNPSTKLEDTDIKVSGQVLFKQAYPDGKLEAIFTIEGFPADNNQSVRAIHIHNFGDLSNGCDSAGGHYNPFSVNHPSHPGDFGNFRVKEGKIQKHLADLEATMFGPYSVIGRSIVVHMQADDLGKGNNQASLENGNAGKRLACCVIGFSNKNNWEKHMEVFAGLKNTRVQRRAKKVQHKPNPSLKV, from the coding sequence ATGTACTCCAAAGTTTACTTGGCCGTTATCCTTGCTGTGTCCGTCAGCTTCATCAGAGCAGACGTGGGGAGAACACACGAAGAAGACCCAATGATAGATATCCAGCAGAAAGTGAATGACCTCTGGAGCATGCTGCTTCATGCAAACCCCCTCCTGACAAGTGCCGACGGGAGTTCATACGCTACATGTAATCTTAACCCCAGCACCAAACTGGAAGACACAGATATAAAGGTATCAGGTCAGGTCTTATTCAAACAAGCCTACCCAGATGGAAAACTAGAAGCAATCTTCACAATCGAAGGATTTCCTGCGGATAACAATCAGTCTGTCAGGGCTATTCACATCCACAACTTTGGGGACCTCAGCAATGGTTGTGACTCTGCTGGTGGACATTACAACCCATTTTCAGTAAACCATCCAAGTCATCCTGGGGATTTTGGAAATTTCCGAGTGAAAGAAGGAAAGATCCAAAAACATCTTGCAGATCTTGAAGCTACGATGTTTGGTCCATATTCCGTTATTGGCAGATCCATTGTTGTGCATATGCAGGCAGACGACCTTGGCAAGGGCAACAACCAGGCTAGTTTGGAAAACGGAAACGCTGGCAAGCGCCTCGCCTGCTGTGTCATTGGATTCAGTAACAAGAACAACTGGGAAAAACATATGGAAGTGTTCGCCGGGCTGAAGAACACAAGAGTCCAAAGAAGAGCAAAAAAAGTGCAGCATAAACCAAATCCATCACTCAAAGTTTAA
- the CCDC149 gene encoding coiled-coil domain-containing protein 149 isoform X1: MRSGVGGEADDGRDWEFLVCKRKLESKKEALLILSKELDTCQQERDQYKLMANQLRERHQSLKKKYRELIDGDPSLPPEKRKQANLAQLLADSREKSKKLELEIKELQLRLVEVEGDNKLLRMTIAKQRLGDDEVGIRHFAPHEREDLVLQLEKAREQIETLEHELQSALDELQDVKQERSFYQDKAERLNQELNHVLGGDEKRIIDIDALCMENRYLQERLKQLQEEVNLQKSNIVKYKNALERRKNSKSNIKSNSSALTGVLSAKQVQELLSEEHGCSLPATPQSITDLKSLATALLDTIHEKNMVIQHQRQTNKILGNRVAELEKKLRTLEVSGLWSLPGGKDTISLHDPAPPSTQRPKSPMLAFTGVPCHKPLIYEAHRQPSIEICSTALEMTAKNETTQQLESSQGPLGNAYENVYLHPLIPLLGSDKEHHGKQIVELAEELSAVELEEDPLQSLAETHNVATCYTPQSSFDSPLCSPVLTDTMKMETFPGAETTPNELAKASEGLLESCDGLSEINGQLVETSGQDQHEETQDGRRISYEKIDSDSLDTSSSNLNKSEHFVDSES; encoded by the exons ttTCTGGTTTGTAAGAGGAAGCTTGAAAGCAAGAAGGAAGCTTTGTTAATCCTGTCTAAAGAACTGGACACATGTCAGCAGGAGCGAGACCAGTACAAACTGATGGCCAACCAGCTGCGGGAGAGGCACCAGTCCTTGAAGAAAAAGTACCGGGAGCTAAtc GATGGGGATCCATCGCTTCCACCGGAAAAGAGGAAGCAG GCAAATCTGGCACAGCTTCTTGCTGATTCtagagaaaaaagcaaaaaactggAGTTAGAAATAAAGGAATTGCAGCTGAGGCTGGTAGAAGTTGAAGGAGACAATAAG CTACTAAGAATGACTATTGCCAAGCAGAGACTTGGGGATGATGAGGTTGGAATCCGTCACTTTGCCCCCCATGAGCGAGAAGATCTTGTTTTACAGCTGGAAAAAGCACGAGAACAG ATTGAGACTCTTGAGCATGAACTGCAGTCCGCTCTAGATGAACTGCAAGACGTGAAGCAGGAACGCTCTTTTTACCAGGATAAAGCGGAAAGACTGAACCAGGAGCTTAACCATGTTCTAGGCGGTGATGAGAAACGCATCATAGACATTGATGCCTTGTGCATGGAGAACAG GTACCTTCAAGAAAGATTAAAACAGCTTCAGGAAGAAGTTAATCTGCAGAAAAGTAATATTGTCAAATACaag AATGCTCTGGAGAGGCGGAAGAACTCCAAGTCTAACATCAAATCAAACAGCAGTGCGCTGACCGGAGTGCTGTCTGCAAAACAAG TTCAGGAGTTACTGTCGGAGGAGCATGGATGCAGCCTGCCAGCAACTCCGCAGTCTATTACGGATCTGAAATCCCTGGCTACCGCCTTGTTAGACACCATCCACGAGAAAAATATGGTCATTCAGCACCAGCGCCAGACCAACAA AATTCTAGGCAACCGAGTGGCTGAATTAGAAAAGAAACTTAGAACACTTGAGGTTTCTGGCTTATGGAGTCTCCCAG GAGGAAAGGACACAATCTCATTACATGATCCCGCGCCTCCGTCCACACAGAGGCCAAAATCCCCAATGCTGGCATTTACTGGTGTACCTTGTCATAAACCATTAATCTATGAAG CTCACAGGCAGCCCAGCATTGAAATATGTTCCACAGCTTTGGAAATGACAGCCAAGAATGAAACCACCCAACAGTTAGAAAGCTCTCAAGGTCCCCTTGGCAATGCTTATGAAAATGTGTATCTCCATCCCCTAATTCCACTGTTGGGTTCAGACAAAGAACATCATGGAAAGCAAATTGTTGAACTAGCAGAAGAGCTGTCCGCGGTGGAATTGGAAGAAGACCCTTTACAAAGCCTTGCTGAGACCCACAACGTAGCCACCTGCTACACTCCCCAGAGCAGTTTCGATTCACCCTTGTGTAGTCCAGTGCTTACTGATACAATGAAAATGGAGACGTTCCCTGGAGCTGAAACCACCCCCAATGAACTTGCAAAAGCCAGCGAAGGACTGTTAGAAAGTTGTGATGGACTGTCTGAAATTAACGGGCAACTTGTAGAAACAAGTGGCCAAGACCAGCATGAAGAGACTCAAGATGGCAGAAGAATAAGTTATGAGAAGATTGACAGCGACTCGCTAGACACGAGTTCAAGTAACCTTAACAAGAGCGAACATTTTGTCGATAGCGAGTCTTGA
- the CCDC149 gene encoding coiled-coil domain-containing protein 149 isoform X2, which yields MQSDRSESDWQGLVSEFLVCKRKLESKKEALLILSKELDTCQQERDQYKLMANQLRERHQSLKKKYRELIDGDPSLPPEKRKQANLAQLLADSREKSKKLELEIKELQLRLVEVEGDNKLLRMTIAKQRLGDDEVGIRHFAPHEREDLVLQLEKAREQIETLEHELQSALDELQDVKQERSFYQDKAERLNQELNHVLGGDEKRIIDIDALCMENRYLQERLKQLQEEVNLQKSNIVKYKNALERRKNSKSNIKSNSSALTGVLSAKQVQELLSEEHGCSLPATPQSITDLKSLATALLDTIHEKNMVIQHQRQTNKILGNRVAELEKKLRTLEVSGLWSLPGGKDTISLHDPAPPSTQRPKSPMLAFTGVPCHKPLIYEAHRQPSIEICSTALEMTAKNETTQQLESSQGPLGNAYENVYLHPLIPLLGSDKEHHGKQIVELAEELSAVELEEDPLQSLAETHNVATCYTPQSSFDSPLCSPVLTDTMKMETFPGAETTPNELAKASEGLLESCDGLSEINGQLVETSGQDQHEETQDGRRISYEKIDSDSLDTSSSNLNKSEHFVDSES from the exons ttTCTGGTTTGTAAGAGGAAGCTTGAAAGCAAGAAGGAAGCTTTGTTAATCCTGTCTAAAGAACTGGACACATGTCAGCAGGAGCGAGACCAGTACAAACTGATGGCCAACCAGCTGCGGGAGAGGCACCAGTCCTTGAAGAAAAAGTACCGGGAGCTAAtc GATGGGGATCCATCGCTTCCACCGGAAAAGAGGAAGCAG GCAAATCTGGCACAGCTTCTTGCTGATTCtagagaaaaaagcaaaaaactggAGTTAGAAATAAAGGAATTGCAGCTGAGGCTGGTAGAAGTTGAAGGAGACAATAAG CTACTAAGAATGACTATTGCCAAGCAGAGACTTGGGGATGATGAGGTTGGAATCCGTCACTTTGCCCCCCATGAGCGAGAAGATCTTGTTTTACAGCTGGAAAAAGCACGAGAACAG ATTGAGACTCTTGAGCATGAACTGCAGTCCGCTCTAGATGAACTGCAAGACGTGAAGCAGGAACGCTCTTTTTACCAGGATAAAGCGGAAAGACTGAACCAGGAGCTTAACCATGTTCTAGGCGGTGATGAGAAACGCATCATAGACATTGATGCCTTGTGCATGGAGAACAG GTACCTTCAAGAAAGATTAAAACAGCTTCAGGAAGAAGTTAATCTGCAGAAAAGTAATATTGTCAAATACaag AATGCTCTGGAGAGGCGGAAGAACTCCAAGTCTAACATCAAATCAAACAGCAGTGCGCTGACCGGAGTGCTGTCTGCAAAACAAG TTCAGGAGTTACTGTCGGAGGAGCATGGATGCAGCCTGCCAGCAACTCCGCAGTCTATTACGGATCTGAAATCCCTGGCTACCGCCTTGTTAGACACCATCCACGAGAAAAATATGGTCATTCAGCACCAGCGCCAGACCAACAA AATTCTAGGCAACCGAGTGGCTGAATTAGAAAAGAAACTTAGAACACTTGAGGTTTCTGGCTTATGGAGTCTCCCAG GAGGAAAGGACACAATCTCATTACATGATCCCGCGCCTCCGTCCACACAGAGGCCAAAATCCCCAATGCTGGCATTTACTGGTGTACCTTGTCATAAACCATTAATCTATGAAG CTCACAGGCAGCCCAGCATTGAAATATGTTCCACAGCTTTGGAAATGACAGCCAAGAATGAAACCACCCAACAGTTAGAAAGCTCTCAAGGTCCCCTTGGCAATGCTTATGAAAATGTGTATCTCCATCCCCTAATTCCACTGTTGGGTTCAGACAAAGAACATCATGGAAAGCAAATTGTTGAACTAGCAGAAGAGCTGTCCGCGGTGGAATTGGAAGAAGACCCTTTACAAAGCCTTGCTGAGACCCACAACGTAGCCACCTGCTACACTCCCCAGAGCAGTTTCGATTCACCCTTGTGTAGTCCAGTGCTTACTGATACAATGAAAATGGAGACGTTCCCTGGAGCTGAAACCACCCCCAATGAACTTGCAAAAGCCAGCGAAGGACTGTTAGAAAGTTGTGATGGACTGTCTGAAATTAACGGGCAACTTGTAGAAACAAGTGGCCAAGACCAGCATGAAGAGACTCAAGATGGCAGAAGAATAAGTTATGAGAAGATTGACAGCGACTCGCTAGACACGAGTTCAAGTAACCTTAACAAGAGCGAACATTTTGTCGATAGCGAGTCTTGA